From the Nematostella vectensis chromosome 7, jaNemVect1.1, whole genome shotgun sequence genome, the window AGCAGATCGATGCAGTTGTACCTGGCTTCCATACTCGATTCCCCTTTGCCTGTCTTCTCGAATTCACGAAATCGATCTAGCGCCTTCTACGACTCTTTGCCTCGGGTCGGTCGTCACCATAAAATGGTATCAGATGCAGGGATATCCCTTTTTGCGACGGTACATTGCCACAACCGAATACAATGCACCGATTGGGCATTTTCGTCGATCAAAAACCTTTTTTCTACGTAAAAAATCTGTAATAAATCGCACTGGTTTCGCTATGGTCTTGTAGAAGTCGCATGAACGCTGTTGTTTTGAGAATGTGCGAGTCACTTTCGTTCCTGATATGACGTAAACCCCTCGTTCCAGTCATCCTCGGCGCGTTTGTTACCGCGTGGAGACTGATGCTGATCGAAAATGAAAGAGGGCCAAGCGAAAACTTAAGAAGTTCTCGCAAGTCCATTTCCCTGGATTGAGCTATCACAAGTAGACGTGAAAACAAGTCTCTGTCTGCTTTGATGATGACATCTCCAGCAACTTTGATCTTCCTTGTAACAGTGCTGAATCCTGGAACGTTCAGTCTCGATATGGTGTCATACACAGAGCCCGTGCTGTTGATAAGACGCTCCTTGATGTAAGCTTTAGACGCTTGCCTTCCCTTGTCATAAGCACCAAGAATGCCTTGTGTCACAGGTTCAGGGACCGTCAATCCAGAATCAATATGAAAGAGATAAGCGTCATCCTCGGCAGCAAATGTATTCGACCAATTGGTAAGTAGTGACACTACACTTTGCACGTCGGCTTCATCTCTTGCCATTCTTGCTTTTCCGGTCTCTTTCACACCAAACTCACTCTCGATTCTCGAACACCCCGTCATTTCCCGGCAATTCTGTGTGACCTCTGCACGCTCGTGAGATGTTAGGATCCATCGCTGGACCGCGGATTTGTTTACAGTGAAGCCAATGATGCCTCCCTTTGACTTTGTGTCACAGTTGATGGTTTGTTCTATGGTCTGATCTACTGCAAGCTGACCAAAACCATTAGATGCCCTTCGTTGAACAACAAAGTCTCCTGAATTGAATGCATCATGGGTGTACGGGTGCTTCTCTTCCGTGTGTGCGGTCATAGGCGAAATACCCATGGCAGCATGTCCCTCACACAAGCCAGATACAAGCTCCAATTTCCCTCTCGGGTTGCTCTGATGAACCTCAGCAAGAGGGTCACCATTTCTATGTACGAGTTCCAGTATTTGCTCATCTTCCCGGGGGATGAAGCGCTGAATTTCTGGAATGACGTGAACAGTGCCCTCAACTCAGACTCAACAAGAGACTGAATTTCCTCAGGTGATGGTCCCTCTTGTCCAAAGAATGACGCTTTCAACTGCGTCCAATTTTGCTTCTTTTCGTCGGACGTTCTGTAGCTTTGGACCAGCTGAGGCGTAACAGTGCTTCAAGAACTACTTTGTGTACACGGATACTTCGGTTGTAGTGCTTCCCCCCTAGAACACCCCTGAAAGATCCACTTCCCACGAGCCTTGACTCTAAAATGAGGTCACACCTCACAAAGTCCACCGTCCGCAAAGCGTTTTCCTAAAACAGCTAGAAACATGCAACCAACATGAAACTCTCCCATCCGCAAAACAACTGTACTGAATTCTTCTTGACGCTTCCACACTATTTCCAGAGCCTTTGCGTATATCGCTTGATCAAGCACGATGACGGTACCAGGGAGGCCAAGACACTCGGTAATAGCGACTGATGGCTTCAGCATCGTATAAATCTTAGAAAGGTCTGTTGATGAGGCGTCAATCATCTGAAGATATCCGATTTCACTCTTAGATGGGACAATATTCTTGTTTGCGACGGTGTTGTAGCCAGTCCAACTTGGAACTGACTGATTCTTGCTTGATTCTGCTGAGTCCTCTGTAACAAATGGAAAATGGCATTAGGTAGACAGTGTAGTGTGTGTGGCTTTAGCCAactctagttttttttctattgtgaAATATTAATTTCCAAACGTGTTTGATTAGCATCAGTTTATACAATGATAAGATACAATAATCTAATTAAATAGTTTCACCGTGGTCCAGGTTATTGAGCATTACCTCTACTTTACGATGACCTTGTCAGAAACTAGGCAGTCTTTGCACATTGGAGATTCGTTCACATCAGACTGGTCGCGGAAAATGTGATCGAGGACCTTATCATTATACGGGCTCAGCCAACATCTCCGTCCAGCATTGTAGTGGAGAACCTTGAAGATAAGGAAACGGGGTAGCCTTCTCCGCAGGCGTCTCTGAACGTTAGAAACCGAgactcgggattcctgtggtcgaCATATTCCTTTgttaagggggggaggggacaatGCCAAAAACGGAAAAAGGGGAAAGAGAGAAACCCAAAGAATGTGGACCACGTTTGGTACCCGTTCggtaccccaccccccagaGATTCAAGTTTTGCTCAGTTCAAGTTCTTGCACTTTTCTTCAACTGACTTTTGGCTGACAATCGATACAAACCGCTTCGTTCCAAAATACCAAGTACTTAGTAAAGGATACAGAAAGGTGCAACAAgaggttaaaaaaaatgaaatcgaAGAAAAGACATCAAAACTACATGTATTGAGAAAATATTTAGAAGATTAAGAAGCAAAGCTGGTCGTGGCGTGAAGTCGGGTAGCGACATTTCAAAATCAAAGTGGCATAACACTGATCGAAGAGAGACGATGACAACTCCTCGTGGCACAAAACGAAAGGGTAAGTTTTGTAAATTAATATATGTTTTAGAATGCATTGATTGAAGTTCTTTACGATTTAAGAAGATTGTTGTTGAATGGTCGATCGCTCTTCTTTCTAGTTCGACAACCTAAACATCACTACCAAGCGACTCTAACAGAAATTATACGAGTAAATATTGAGGGAAAAAAGGGTCAATAGGCTCTACACAGATGAACTTCTGGCTCGACTGAGACAATACCCGGCCCTCAAAACCGTCGACAGTAAATGGCTTCTTGAATCCGTAACAAGGAACTTCAAGAAAGTGGCCAAGCGCACCGGAAAGGGCACAAACAGAAAGTGGAGTACAGTCTTGTTTGGTTACAAGGACCACAAACCCCTTGACTTTTCCAGTGAAACAGTATGAGTACATAAGAATAatatatgtatttattttaaataagctACTATGAAGATCTGGTTCTGGTGGAAACGACGAATGTGAGAAGCAGTGAGAATAAGTTAACTTTGTCTTTCAATACAGTCAACTATGTTTACTTTTATTATATATAGTTTCCACTGTCTCATAAGTAActtaatgtttattttgtgtgAATGCATCCCTCGTAAAAAGCTTTTCCTTTCTATTAAGCCCTACTTTCtaaaattttgttattttctgtCAGACCTAGAATAAAGCCCCATCTACACtaacaatttttagttgacaatttttatttgacaaCTATATTTGTTAGCATCTACACTAGCAACTTTTTTCAAGTGTAACAATATTTAATTGCCAAGAAAAAGCAAACCTGCTAGCTTATGGACACATAAAAATTGCTGACTTTGCCCTGTATACacgcaaataaaaattgtcacaTAAAAAGTTGTCAACTAAAACTTGTAAGTGTAAATATGGCTTAAACCAACCATTGGTTGAAGTTTTGACAGAAAGCACCTATAACACAGTAGTAATGCTAAAAAATAAAGCTCGTTTACTTCAGAAAATAGTAATTTGTGTGATATGCTTACTAAGGTCACGCTACAGCAAGCGATGCTGCTTCACCAGAGAGAAATCTCGCTAAAGATTCACGGCGGCAAAGACTGCTGTTTGGAGGTACAGTATGACTTACAATATTCTTATCATTTTCTACTGAATGATCCCATTCACAATGTGCCCTCTTATATACCTTCACTCCTTTACATTCTTATTCAAATAAAGAAGTTATTTACAGTTTGGTTTGAGAATCAtaacaaaaaattattttaactttTACACTGAAGATGGCGACCAAGATCAAGAGCTGGACGTACCAGTTCAAGAACTTCAGGATGAACTGAGTGAAATGAACATTTCAAAAGGTACCGTTTTTAAAGTTGTTGAAGTAAAAATACTAATTTGAAGGAAAATTCAGTTAGTTATCTAAATAGGCTAAACTGAAACACTTAAAAATAAGCTATTATTTTTAGTTAGGGCTGACACTGTTTCTGATTATGCACCTTTTGTCTGTTTATATCAGATTGTATTATAGTATGATCAAAAAACAACACTTTTAGAGCTTGTACCCTCTACATCTCCAGCACAATAAAGATTTTAAGTACCAACATTTCATCCGGTGATCCTGAAGACTGTGCTGAGATGTGAAACAGTGAACTGGCTGAAAGATTGCAGCACCTTCAGTCTACAATGGCAAGCAACCAGCCACATGCACAAAATGAAGAACTGAACCTGGGGCGATCATTTTCTGAGTATTTCATGTTAGCAGAAAAGGTTaaggtaaaaaaacaaactatCATTGGTCTTTATAAATATATTACTGGTGAAGGAAGGATACTTGGTGGTTTGCTTTCTATTTCTGAGAGAGACACGATAACAAAGGAGATCCGCAAAGCACGAGATATCTTCAATTGGGGTATGAGAGACAAGGAAGTGAAGACCTATGTAAACTACTGAATACATTGCTCTTCCATCAACTTCTGACAAAGCTAAAAGATGACTGCCCCACCATTGTCTCTATATTGGAGCAGCTTGTCTTGTCCTCCAATGCCAgcagaaaacaatcaaacaccAGAGCTTAAGATGAAAGCTGCAGTGCACCTGCTGTCATCCCTGATGGATTTGAGGGACCAGAACGCTAGTAACGACATCCCTATCCTGTTTGGACTATTGTGTATGTGCTTTGGAGCTGGCCCTTCCATGATTGGTCTTCTTCAAAGACTAGGATTATCAGAGTCCTATCCAGTTTTGTaagtgttttgtttgatatattCAATATTAGATATGAGTGCctcaaaatactttttgttACAGCATAACTGGTAAAATCAGGCACAGCAGAAAATATGTCTGGAATGTTTGCTTTACCAATCtcacaaaatattaaaacttTCTAATAATGAACATATCTCGATAAAGTTTAACTTGTCTTGATTTCTCCTTGTGATTATcaagaagacaataaacattccacatATATTTTGGCCATTCACTGTTTTAAACACACAATCCAATTGCTTTTCTCCAAGCCACACATAGAGTGGTTTCAAAATTCTGTGAAACAAAATGCAATTGTTAAAATTGTAATAGTCAAGTCAGAACAAAatagaacaaagacattacagtgtattagtactaaataaagtaaatagtatttcacaggTTTTTCAAAACCACTCTAAGTGGTAAATACATATGTTCTACTCTCCGATTTGTCTTTGTTCTAGTATAGTTCTTTGTTCTAAGTATAGTCACTTACTAGAGATACcatttcattttattataGAATCAAGGTGTTGAAATCTCAAACTACAAGGAACTGATTACACAGAGAGTGAGCTCCAGTACCCCTGTTGTAACCTACCAAGATAATATGCAGTTAATGACAACATCTTTGCGCCTCCTGAGACGGGGTAAACTGCACAAGGAGAAGGTGAAACAGGGCAAGAGGTGGGACTTCACAGTTCGTGGGTGGCGGGTGGCAGATATCAGAGGGCAGGAAGAGCTtttcaaaaattgaaaaattaaaCGAGACTTACCTGTAAGTTGAAGTTTGATTGAGATTCTACCATAGCATTTGCCGGAATGAAGAGGTTACGTGAGATAGCAAGCATGCACTTCGAGCTCAGGCTTTAAAGACGAGTTATTTGGTGGCCATGTTTACAAACGCATGGGTGGGCTCCAGTAAGAGGCGGGAAGTGACCTCTTCATTCCTGCAAATGCTATGGTAGAATCTCAATCAAACTTCAGATATCAGAGGGCAGGAAGAGCTtttcaaaaattgaaaaattcaACGAGACTTACCTGATTGAGATTCTACCATAGCATTTCAAAAGGAAATCAACAGCAACTGGATCACTGCGCGCAGGTTATGGAGAAGCTCGAGGACGCAGCTGCGAATATTGAAACGCGTTCTATAGAAACAGCAAAACGACGGATTCTGGAAGGCACAGCTAGTCAGGAAGAGGATGAAAATCATCAAAATTGCTGATAAGAGCGAGTTTGGTTGGGCCACCGTGAACGAGTACATTTCGGACGACCTAGCGTCTGATACGGATGATGAAAAGCGGCTTTACCGATCCGAGAAACGCGCGGAGAAAAAGCAGAAGGATAAGCTACACCAGCGAAGGGAGAAGTTATTAAGGACAAGACCTCAATCAAGTGCTACTGCTTCGACCAACGTCATCAATTCCGGGTCCAGCGCCAGCAATACCCGAAGACTTGGGCCGTGTTATCAGATAAGTAATTTTTTACAACTACTACTGCTTTATCAGGCTTCGGATGTATCTTAGTCGCTAACAAGGTCGAAATACAATGTTATCCATGTATTTGTGTGTATGTGTGTTTATTCCGAAGATAAGGgtagaataaataaataactgcGGTAACGCAGTTTAGCAGTTATTTGTATTCTGCACGTTTCGAAAGGAATCTATTGTTTGTGTACAAGTGTTGGTGTACATAGTGTTGGTATGTGTGTAATTCACGCTGTGTATTCGGTAGAAATAGCGTGAATTTGTCATGTTCGTTCTTCGGCTCTCGACACGTAAGCGACGAGACTAAACTTCAGTGGAAAGTTTTCTTTCATGATATCAGTTCATTCGTGATATTTTATCTATCTTTTCATTATTAGTGTGGGAATTTGGTCATCTGAGTGCTTTCTGTAAGAAGCCTCCTCGAACCGGAGCGGCAGCGTCGACGCCCTCTAAATGACTAGAAGGTGGCGGGAGTAATGAGGTTGAGTATGACCAGAGTTTTTCTGCTTTTTTGAAGAGCCAATTGGGCGAGTATACTGATACACCGAAAAGTGAAACGGTTAAGTGTCGTGTAAAACGAGCTGTCAATTTTTGGCCTGACACGATTGATGCTCCAGAATTTGTACTTAGAATGATTGAAAGGGGTTATCGCTTGCCTTTCGGTATGTACCCTCCTCGTTGTTTTTTGAACAATAATTTTTCGTCTTTAAGAAACAAAGATTTGGTTTCAAAAGCCATTTATGAGTTGCTTAGCAACCAATGTATAGTTGAGCATGATAAAGCACCGTATTGCGTTAATCCCTTAACCGTTGCGGAAGGGGAAAAACTTCGTCTAGTTATCGAACTGAGACATGTTAATGGGTACCTAGTGAAACAAATATTTAAGTATGAAGATTTACGTTCATTATCACAGGTCATAGAAGAGGGAAATTGGTTCTTTACATGGGATTTAAAATCCGGCTATCATCATGTTGATATAGATGAAGAACATCAGCAATATCTATGGTTTTCTTGGGTTTTCATTGATGGCACTCGTAGATATTTTACCTTTACCGTTTTGCCATTTGGCTTGAGCTCtgcatgtttttgtttcacCAAATTTCTCCGTCCTTTGGTCAAACGGTGGCGCTCTATGGGACATGTAAGTTTTTTATATTTGGACGACGGTTTGGGTAGCCAGCCAGACAAGTTATCGGCTCAAGTGGCTAATACTATTCAGCGCAGAGATCTCGAATCTTCAGGTTTGCTCTGTAACATGGACAAATCTCATTGGGTTCCTATGCAAGCGGGAGAATGGCTCGGATTTGTAATTGATACAATAGCTATGAAGTTCTCTATTCCGGATAAAAAAGTTCAGAAACTTAAAGGTTTCCTAGATGCTGCTCTTTCGGATGGTTATTGTTCTCACAGATTCCTTGCTAGGATCGGTGGTACCGTAATGTCATGCGCGTTAGCTGTCGGGCCTATCTCACGATTGTTAACTCGTGAGATGTATTATACTATTGAGTCAAGATCATCATGGGATTCTATTGTTCGTCTTACGCCAAGCCTTAAGGAAGAGCTTCGTTTTTGGTATACTAACATAGACTGCTTCATTGGTTATCGTATTACTTCCCTTCTACGTCTTGCATGCTTTTGTTTACGGACGCCATCGAAACAGGTTATGGCGGATATACAGCTACTTTTGATGGTTCACCGGTCAGTGGTATATTTACGAAAGAAGATATCGGCCGGAGCTCAACCTACAGAGAGCTTGAGGCGGTATACTATGTGTGTCTTTCTTATATTGAGCAACTGCGCAATAAGAAAGCTAAAGTATTCACCGACATTCAAGGCGCGGCCAGAATTATTTCTATCGGTAGTCCTTCTCCAGAGCTTCAACAGATTGCATTGAGCATTTTTGACATTTGTCTCAAGAATGGTATTTCGTTAGAGGTTGAATGGATCCCTCGCGAGTACAATCAGCGTGCTGATGTATTAAGTCGATTTGTTGAAAAAGATGACTGGTCCGTAAATCAATCGGTTTTCAGGCTTGTCGATGCGAAATGGGGTCCTCACACAATTGATCGATTTGCATCGGTCTATAATACCAAGCTAACATGTTATAATTCCAGGTTCGCTTCACCCGTGAGTGCAGGCGTCGATGCATTTGCACAGGACTTGCAATAATAACTGGCTCTGCCCACCTGTCAGCCTTATCGTCCCGACTATCAGAAAGTTTCAGAGTTTTAAGGGTCAGGGAACACTTATAATTCCTGAGTGGCCCTCTAGCCTTTTTTGGCCTTTCTTGCATTCATCAGCCTTGAAGTTCAAGTCTTACGTGACGGAAGTATTTGTATTACCTAGAATAGAAGATCTCTTAATTGAAGGTCCGGGTCAGGCCGTCGCGTACAAGCACAAAGGCTCCGTTTTTTCGGGCTGTCCCTCTTTCAATATGATCGCGCTTCGCTTAGATTTTTCCATTTAGCCACTCGTTTCAGGCCTATCACCAGTTGGTGCATGAATTTGATCCCTATTTTACATCATTTAAGCGTGAATGTGGAACTAACACAATCACCATTTAGGTGTACATAATGCGGGGATGTGCAAGAACCATTTAGGTGTGCAATATGAGAGTACTATAACCACTTACGTTAACAATGCGGTGAATGCGCAAGGACCTTTTTGGTTTGGTAATTCAATTGTTGTTTACTTACGCTGTTTGCGTATCACCATTTAGGTGTCTGTATCACCATTTTGGTGTCTGTATCACCATTTTGGTGTCTGTATCACCATTTTTGTGTCTGTATCACCATTTTGGTGTCTGTATCACCATTTGGGTGTAAGGACGGACGCATCATATAAATGCGTCGCTACACatgttgtgattttttcaGTTTCTTTCAGATATCATGGAAGGGTATTCGATATTAGACATGCCAAAGGACATTGGTCTTCAGCAGTCATTGCCCGGCCTCCTTGATCTACTTCTCGGTGCCAAGGCTGAGTCAACAGTGCGCAAGTACCACACAGGTTGGATGAGATGGCGGGCATGGGCTCTGTTTGACGTTAAACCACTACCAGCCAAACCACTTCACGTAGCATTGTTCCTTACGGAGTTGACCAGGTCTGCTGAAGAGAACGGCGTCGGAATCTCGAGTGTGGAGGGCGTTGCCTACAGTATTA encodes:
- the LOC125568273 gene encoding uncharacterized protein LOC125568273, with the protein product MGISPMTAHTEEKHPYTHDAFNSGDFVVQRRASNGFGQLAVDQTIEQTINCDTKSKGGIIGFTVNKSAVQRWILTSHERAEVTQNCREMTGCSRIESEFGVKETGKARMARDEADVQSVVSLLTNWSNTFAAEDDAYLFHIDSGLTVPEPVTQGILGAYDKGRQASKAYIKERLINSTGSVYDTISRLNVPGFSTVTRKIKVAGDVIIKADRDLFSRLLVIAQSREMDLRELLKFSLGPLSFSISISLHAVTNAPRMTGTRGLRHIRNESDSHILKTTAFMRLLQDHSETSAIYYRFFT
- the LOC116620164 gene encoding uncharacterized protein LOC116620164, giving the protein MIERGYRLPFGMYPPRCFLNNNFSSLRNKDLVSKAIYELLSNQCIVEHDKAPYCVNPLTVAEGEKLRLVIELRHVNGYLVKQIFKYEDLRSLSQVIEEGNWFFTWDLKSGYHHVDIDEEHQQYLWFSWVFIDGTRRYFTFTVLPFGLSSACFCFTKFLRPLVKRWRSMGHVSFLYLDDGLGSQPDKLSAQVANTIQRRDLESSGLLCNMDKSHWVPMQAGEWLGFVIDTIAMKFSIPDKKVQKLKGFLDAALSDGYCSHRFLARIGGTVMSCALAVGPISRLLTREMYYTIESRSSWDSIVRLTPSLKEELRFWYTNIDCFIGYRITSLLRLACFCLRTPSKQVMADIQLLLMVHRSVFLSDIMEGYSILDMPKDIGLQQSLPGLLDLLLGAKAESTVRKYHTGWMRWRAWALFDVKPLPAKPLHVALFLTELTRSAEENGVGISSVEGVAYSITWMHKLAGLQTLLTEHPLVKTALEASKSRLARPVKPKEPISLNIVRDIASFYQAYDSLAVLRFLFIVFVGYAGFLRADELLKIKVSDITIKDDHMLIQVPKRKNDQFSEGHSILISRSNKITCPVAVTERLLSALPQKDNLSPLVRRIIKSKERFLFNH